The following coding sequences lie in one Porphyromonas asaccharolytica DSM 20707 genomic window:
- a CDS encoding ABC transporter permease — protein sequence MLLALIRKEIYNLFRNRLLLGMVVMYPIVVLMLLPFATTTDIKNLQTVVIDHDHTSLSQRLQQQFFSSGYFVNAWQGKLPPTLREGMELIEDGKADLIITIPPRFEEQLMRDQKAQIEARINAFNATKGAVAGGYTQQIVQRFAAQLNESTGLKELATIPLRIVEVNRYNPQANYKNYIIPGLVAMLITMTAFILPALNMVQEKEVGTIEQMNVTPIHPLIFMLSKALPYIVISILMVFLAHPIVGLMYGLWPQGNVGMMIVGTMLYVLAMSGLGLLITNFAHTQQQAMFSFFFVMMFFILLGGLFTPIEGMPSWARALAVSHPFTHYSILMRTYYLKSVAFTELWRELTALSVFAVVNGAAAILTYRKRA from the coding sequence ATGCTACTAGCTCTCATACGAAAAGAGATATACAACCTCTTCCGCAATAGGTTGCTGCTCGGCATGGTCGTCATGTACCCTATCGTCGTCTTGATGCTTCTCCCCTTTGCTACGACTACGGATATCAAGAATCTGCAGACCGTCGTCATCGACCACGACCATACGTCGCTATCACAGAGACTACAACAGCAGTTCTTTAGCTCGGGCTACTTTGTCAACGCTTGGCAGGGCAAGCTACCCCCCACCCTTCGGGAAGGTATGGAGCTCATAGAGGATGGTAAGGCCGATCTCATCATAACGATCCCGCCACGCTTTGAGGAGCAACTCATGCGTGATCAAAAGGCTCAGATAGAGGCGCGAATCAACGCCTTCAACGCTACAAAAGGTGCCGTCGCCGGAGGCTACACACAGCAGATCGTACAGCGGTTTGCCGCTCAGCTCAACGAGTCGACGGGACTGAAGGAGCTAGCTACCATACCGCTCCGCATCGTCGAGGTCAATCGCTACAACCCTCAGGCGAATTATAAGAACTATATCATCCCCGGCCTTGTCGCCATGCTCATTACGATGACCGCATTCATCCTCCCAGCACTTAACATGGTGCAGGAGAAGGAGGTTGGCACCATCGAGCAGATGAATGTCACGCCGATCCACCCGCTCATCTTCATGCTCTCCAAGGCGCTCCCCTATATCGTCATATCGATACTCATGGTTTTCTTGGCACACCCTATCGTCGGACTGATGTACGGCTTATGGCCCCAAGGCAATGTCGGGATGATGATCGTCGGCACCATGCTCTACGTCCTTGCCATGAGCGGACTAGGACTGCTCATTACCAACTTTGCGCATACGCAGCAGCAGGCGATGTTCTCCTTCTTCTTCGTCATGATGTTTTTCATACTCCTCGGGGGGCTCTTCACACCTATCGAGGGTATGCCGTCGTGGGCACGTGCCCTAGCCGTGTCACACCCCTTCACGCACTACAGCATCTTGATGCGCACCTACTACCTCAAGTCGGTAGCCTTCACCGAGCTATGG
- a CDS encoding ABC transporter permease: protein MRVFFKFVRKEFIHIFRDPLTLMLLIGMPIVLVLAFGFALTSEVKQIDVVVATPTRTPFVERLFTHLDESDAVGSVSLITPYKDMDEALRTGAAHVIIVLPSNIDKELLAGTEPTVQLRLDASDPNTSALISAQVQGIIYTTVQQYLEQFGALMAMRMATVRPYQIETFTTLLYNPEMRAPYYFVPGVMGLVLMIICALMTSVSIVREKEFGSMEVLLTSPVNPITILLSKTVPYFTLSIFNVITILLLSRFVLGVPLLGSVSAIFFVSLLFILVSLLLGMLISTITDNQTAAMLISGAGLLLPVAMLSGMFFPIESMPILLQYIARAIPATWYSIALKKLMIQGLGWSSILWESLIMTGMSIVLVILALLNFKKKLE, encoded by the coding sequence ATGCGCGTCTTCTTCAAGTTCGTCCGCAAGGAGTTCATCCACATCTTCAGGGATCCGCTTACGCTGATGCTTCTGATAGGTATGCCCATCGTCTTGGTGCTAGCCTTCGGCTTTGCGCTCACCTCTGAGGTAAAGCAGATCGATGTGGTCGTGGCGACACCGACGCGTACGCCCTTTGTCGAGAGACTCTTCACACACCTTGACGAGAGCGATGCGGTAGGCTCCGTCAGCTTGATCACTCCATACAAAGATATGGACGAAGCGCTACGCACAGGAGCAGCGCACGTCATCATCGTCTTACCAAGCAACATAGACAAAGAGCTGCTCGCAGGCACTGAGCCTACCGTGCAGCTCCGTCTTGATGCGAGCGATCCCAATACCTCGGCACTCATCAGTGCGCAGGTACAGGGGATCATCTACACGACCGTGCAGCAGTATCTAGAGCAGTTTGGTGCGCTCATGGCAATGCGTATGGCGACCGTGAGACCCTACCAGATAGAGACCTTCACGACGCTACTCTATAACCCTGAGATGCGGGCACCCTACTACTTCGTGCCAGGCGTTATGGGGCTTGTGCTGATGATCATCTGCGCCTTGATGACCTCCGTCTCGATCGTTCGGGAGAAGGAGTTTGGCTCTATGGAGGTCCTACTCACCTCGCCCGTCAATCCGATCACCATACTGCTCTCTAAGACCGTCCCCTACTTCACTTTGAGCATCTTCAACGTGATCACCATCTTACTCTTGTCACGCTTCGTGCTGGGAGTGCCGCTGCTTGGGTCGGTGAGTGCTATCTTCTTCGTGTCGCTCCTCTTCATCCTCGTGTCGCTCCTCCTCGGTATGCTCATCAGCACCATAACGGACAATCAGACCGCTGCCATGCTCATCAGCGGCGCCGGACTCCTGCTCCCTGTAGCGATGCTCTCAGGCATGTTCTTCCCGATCGAGAGTATGCCGATACTGCTACAATACATCGCACGAGCCATCCCTGCCACATGGTACTCTATAGCACTCAAGAAACTGATGATACAGGGTCTCGGCTGGTCCTCGATCCTCTGGGAGTCGCTCATCATGACGGGCATGAGCATCGTACTGGTCATATTAGCGCTGCTCAACTTCAAGAAGAAGCTCGAGTGA
- a CDS encoding DJ-1 family glyoxalase III → MNNILVFLAEGFEEVEALAIIDVLRRGNQPVTTVSITGSLAVRGSHDVTIQADMLLEELHSGVLPKAIALPGGMTKLNECEPLLELIRRQHEAGGTIAAICASPRVLGATGIGDGKMRATCYPGIEEQVPGFVLTGADVEVCGHIVTGRGPALALPFAFRLLEEVAGRKTAEQVAEGFLYSL, encoded by the coding sequence ATGAACAATATACTAGTCTTCCTCGCAGAGGGCTTCGAAGAGGTCGAGGCACTCGCCATCATTGACGTACTCAGACGTGGTAATCAACCCGTCACCACAGTATCTATCACAGGCTCTCTCGCTGTAAGAGGCTCACATGATGTGACTATCCAAGCAGATATGCTCCTCGAGGAGCTACATAGTGGAGTACTCCCCAAGGCTATCGCACTACCTGGCGGTATGACCAAGCTCAACGAGTGTGAGCCACTCCTCGAGCTGATACGTCGTCAGCACGAGGCGGGCGGTACGATCGCTGCTATCTGTGCCTCTCCACGAGTACTGGGCGCTACTGGTATCGGCGATGGTAAGATGCGTGCGACCTGCTATCCAGGCATTGAGGAGCAGGTACCAGGCTTCGTCTTGACAGGTGCCGATGTAGAGGTGTGCGGACATATTGTCACAGGACGCGGTCCAGCACTGGCACTACCCTTTGCCTTCAGACTGCTAGAGGAGGTAGCGGGTCGTAAGACCGCCGAGCAAGTCGCCGAGGGCTTCCTCTATAGCCTTTAG
- a CDS encoding energy transducer TonB family protein, giving the protein MSKVRYDRWIAGGVALLLHLLVVGLLFWLSMDASEQKHTRDKEIWISVGVDPDFGDKIEHQGDLVAAASTSARPSSAASKSAQPASPQQPAPKAPEATPTPRPTPTPVRATPTKEKPKVVQKPTGPSERDVDNKVSGLFDRKKPTGAESGTGKSDAGSGVADKGRAGSSAGWSLDGRSIVGNGGRPVMPTRVPDIRGTVVVEITVNAAGQVTNAKVRLRGTNVVDNALRKAAVDAARKTRFNALGGVPDQKGTITYHFDVKG; this is encoded by the coding sequence ATGTCTAAGGTTCGCTATGATAGATGGATCGCTGGAGGTGTAGCTTTGCTGCTACATCTGCTCGTCGTGGGCTTGCTCTTTTGGCTCAGTATGGATGCCTCTGAGCAAAAGCACACGAGAGACAAGGAGATATGGATCTCCGTCGGTGTAGATCCAGACTTTGGCGACAAGATCGAGCATCAAGGAGACTTGGTAGCTGCCGCATCTACCTCTGCTCGTCCCTCCTCTGCGGCATCCAAGAGTGCACAGCCAGCGTCTCCTCAGCAACCAGCACCTAAGGCTCCTGAAGCTACCCCTACGCCACGTCCTACCCCTACTCCCGTACGAGCTACACCAACGAAAGAGAAGCCCAAGGTCGTGCAGAAGCCTACTGGACCCTCTGAGCGTGATGTGGATAACAAGGTCTCTGGACTCTTCGATCGTAAGAAGCCAACGGGCGCTGAGTCTGGTACGGGCAAGAGCGACGCAGGTAGCGGTGTCGCTGACAAGGGGAGGGCTGGTTCCTCTGCTGGATGGTCGCTGGATGGTCGCTCGATCGTGGGCAATGGTGGACGACCGGTCATGCCGACACGCGTACCTGACATACGTGGTACGGTCGTTGTCGAGATCACGGTGAACGCCGCTGGACAGGTGACCAACGCTAAGGTCCGCCTGCGTGGTACCAACGTGGTGGACAACGCACTCCGCAAGGCAGCTGTCGATGCAGCTCGCAAGACACGCTTTAACGCTTTGGGTGGTGTGCCTGATCAAAAGGGCACGATCACCTATCACTTTGATGTCAAGGGCTAG
- a CDS encoding ExbD/TolR family protein, with product MSIKRRSKHISVFSMASMTDVIFLLLIFFMVVSTLVVPNAIKVNLPSSQSTATTQEPVARITIDAEGYYYISTESAPEVTMLPVEELEARLYEIGAAHDEEEDPYVVLYADKSVSYGEIVKVLNASATAGLRMILATEALQDNSTERDV from the coding sequence ATGAGTATCAAGAGACGCAGTAAGCATATATCTGTATTTAGCATGGCATCGATGACCGATGTCATCTTCCTGCTGCTGATCTTCTTTATGGTGGTCAGCACGCTAGTGGTACCGAATGCGATCAAGGTCAATCTGCCCTCCTCGCAGTCGACCGCCACAACGCAAGAGCCGGTGGCACGCATCACCATCGATGCTGAGGGCTACTACTACATATCCACAGAGAGTGCACCTGAAGTGACGATGCTACCTGTCGAGGAGCTGGAGGCTAGACTCTACGAGATAGGAGCGGCACACGACGAGGAGGAGGATCCCTACGTAGTCCTCTACGCCGACAAATCCGTATCGTATGGTGAGATCGTCAAGGTGCTCAACGCCTCGGCTACCGCTGGACTACGTATGATCTTGGCGACAGAAGCTTTACAAGATAACAGCACCGAGAGAGATGTCTAA
- a CDS encoding MotA/TolQ/ExbB proton channel family protein, which produces MYPILQIANTVAEQTTTEPATMSLWELACAGGWIMIVLLLLSLVAIYVFVAKYIELRKVNRPDDSFIARIKDYLQMGRKDSAIALCKEKNTPEAHMIEKGLKRLGQPVSEVLPAIENVGSYEVGRLERGLPLLATIAAGAPMIGFLGTVTGMVQAFFDLANAPGGIDVSLLSSGIYQALVTTVGGLIVGIVTLFLYNYLVGQINRIVNRLEANTLDFMDVINEL; this is translated from the coding sequence ATGTATCCTATACTTCAGATTGCTAACACAGTAGCTGAGCAGACAACTACCGAACCCGCTACGATGTCTCTATGGGAACTGGCGTGCGCTGGTGGATGGATTATGATCGTCCTCCTGCTCCTATCGCTCGTTGCTATTTACGTTTTTGTAGCTAAGTATATCGAGCTGCGCAAGGTCAATCGTCCTGACGACTCCTTTATAGCACGCATCAAAGACTACCTCCAGATGGGGCGTAAAGATAGTGCGATAGCTCTCTGCAAGGAGAAGAATACCCCCGAGGCGCACATGATCGAAAAGGGTCTCAAGCGACTCGGACAGCCTGTCTCTGAGGTACTCCCAGCTATCGAAAACGTAGGCTCCTATGAGGTGGGACGTCTCGAGCGTGGACTACCCCTTCTAGCGACGATCGCTGCGGGTGCTCCGATGATTGGTTTCCTAGGTACAGTGACCGGTATGGTGCAGGCGTTCTTTGATCTAGCTAATGCGCCTGGTGGTATCGATGTATCGCTCCTCTCGAGCGGTATCTACCAAGCGTTGGTCACGACTGTGGGCGGTCTGATCGTCGGTATCGTGACGCTTTTTCTCTACAACTACTTGGTCGGACAGATCAACCGCATCGTCAATCGTCTAGAGGCTAATACGCTAGACTTTATGGATGTGATCAACGAACTGTAA